One Rhizoctonia solani chromosome 2, complete sequence DNA segment encodes these proteins:
- a CDS encoding GMC oxidoreductase, whose product MPRENDPVTQRLAIATCVGEAMVYQLMKSTESPSRCPRQTEHGQSDPIWCLDSATLLDIACVFLRFPPLALATSTSMKICNALAFLKWAAIRSHEHLQICRAQIQPCRCHGKGVFFHFKSESLTAEAGKEVVLSAALELSGAGNSKVLQKHKITPKADLLGAGENCQDCVSASTAYEVKKASKVRYGKACDRPLTASHSLILHIGLYFLASSARIVHMHKWLWEDVRKEIHMVLPNEQYRIEELLLRKKMSNVEMLPHPGKYTVRDFPKSLADRVVQQSRITDCHAQHLNTADSLSPPAMDANYLSKQVDRSILVELVKFADKLAMAEPLATILVARQGPSPDSESDKVIAKRAKGNNQTLHHPIGTAVMASGSLGGVVDEMPKAYGTSSLRVMKASVIPVRLAVQLHYAVYGTAERATDAIKSGSGF is encoded by the exons ATGCCTAGGGAAAATGACCCTGTGACGCAGCGTCTCGCAATAGCAACATGCGTTGGCGAGGCTATGGTTTATCAACTCATGAAGTCTACGGAGTCGCCGAGCAGGTGCCCTCGTCAAACTGAACACGGGCAAAGCGACCCGATCTGGTGCTTGGACTCTGCCACTCTTTTG GATATTGCATGTGTCTTCCTTCGGTTTCCCCCGCTAGCTCTTGCAACTAGTACATCTATGAAAATTTGCAACGCACTTGCTTTTCTGAAATGGGCTGCCATTCGCA GCCATGAACACCTGCAAATCTGCCGCGCACAGATCCAACCTTGTC GATGTCACGGCAAGGGGGTCTTTTTTCACTTCAAGAGCGAGTCATTGACTGCCGAGGCTGGAAAGGAAGTTGTTCTCTCGGCTG CTCTTGAGTTGAGTGGTGCCGGCAACAGCAAAGTCTTGCAGAAGCACAAGATCACCCCAAAGGCCGATCTCCTTGGGGCTGGGGAGAACTGCCAAGATTGTGTTTCGGCTTCGACTGCGTACGAAGTAAAGAAAG CTTCCAAAGTTCGATA cggaaaggcttgtgacagACCACTTACTGCTTCCCACTCCTTGATATTGCATATCGGCTTGTACTTCCTTGCTAGTTCTGCCAGGATTGTGCATATGCACAAGTGGCTGTGGGAGGATGTGAGGAAGGAGATACATATGGTGCTTCCGAACGAGCAGTACAGGATCGAAGAGCTAttgctgaggaagaagatgagTAACGTCGAAATGCTTCCGCATCCAGGCAAGTATACTGTTCGGGACTTTCCCAAGAGTCTTGCTGACCGTGTGGTTCAGCAGAGCCGAATA ACAGATT GTCACGCCCAGCACCTAAACACCGCAGACTCCCTTTCGCCTCCAGCTATGGATGCTAACTACTTATCCAAGCAGGTAG ACCGGAGCATCCTCGTTGAGTTGGTCAAGTTTGCGGATAAGCTTGCCATGGCCGAACCATTGGCTACGATACTTGTCGCCCGTCAGGGCCCCAGTCCAGATAGTGAGTCGGACAAAGTCATCGCCAAGCGAGCCAAGGGCAACAACCAAACTTTGCACCACCCGATCGGAACTGCGGTGATGGCATCCGGGTCGCTTGGAGGTGTGGTGGATGAGATGCCGAAGGCGTATGGAACGAGTAGTCTGCGAGTG ATGAAGGCCAGTGTCATCCCGGTGCGCCTTGCCGTTCAGCTGCACTATGCTGTCTACGGCACTGCGGAAAGGGCAACTGACGCTATCAAGAGTGGCTCGGGATTCTAA